In a single window of the Sediminicoccus sp. KRV36 genome:
- the gyrA gene encoding DNA gyrase subunit A, with the protein MRRSYLDYAMSVIVSRALPDVRDGLKPVHRRILFAMHEAGYTPDKPHRKSARVVGDVMGKYHPHGDSAIYDAMVRMAQGFSMRVPLVDGQGNFGSMDGDPPAAMRYTEVRLAKAAGALLEGIDEDTVDFTPNYDESANEPRVLPAAFPNLLVNGAGGIAVGMATNIPPHNPTEVIDATLKLVAEPETTLEELMAIIPGPDFPTGGIILGRAGIRSAFEMGRGSIPLRADCVIEEMKGQRQAIIVNEIPYQVNKSVLIERIAELVRSKLIEGITDLRDESDRSGLRIVIELKREAVAEVVLNQLYRMTSLQISFPVNFLALNGGRPQQMGIRDALLAFIAFREEVILRRSRHRLMKARERAHNLVGLAIAVANIDAVIRLIRESADAASARVALMARDWPAADVAPLVALVQDEGNELSPEGTMRLTEAQARGILELRLQRLTGLEREKIDAELKEVGARIVELLEILSSRPRRMEVMTEELLAVRATLHSPRLTRIVDYAADIDDESLIAPASMIVTLTRDGYVKRTPLDVFRSQHRGGRGRSAASTRADDVVVRSFVGHTHQWVLFFTSRGIAFREKVWQLPEGGTGGKGRSLRQVLQLQENETVTAVLPLPQDESLWEHLHLVFATSDGNVRRNRLSDFRNVRSSGLIAMKLDEGDSLIGVATCREGDDVLLATRMGKAIRFVADADTLRVFSGRDSTGVRGIRLGKGDAVIALAVLGHVVASVEERTAYLKQKRRGEGAEEGEAPIADDAEEAGTQDITLSAERLAELEAAEQFLLTVTDRGFGKRSSAYEYRVTGRGGQGINGITLSRRTGAAVVASFTVQAGDHIMLMTDGGQAIRFEAEQVRQTGRQSQGVMLQRLDDAERVTSCFPVLEDDAEDAPAEGEDNG; encoded by the coding sequence ATGCGCCGCTCCTACCTCGACTACGCGATGTCCGTCATCGTCAGCCGCGCGCTGCCCGATGTGCGCGATGGCCTGAAGCCGGTGCATCGCCGCATCCTGTTTGCCATGCATGAGGCCGGCTACACGCCGGACAAGCCGCACCGCAAATCGGCCCGCGTGGTGGGTGACGTGATGGGCAAGTATCATCCGCACGGGGACAGCGCGATCTATGACGCCATGGTGCGCATGGCGCAGGGCTTCTCGATGCGCGTGCCGCTGGTGGATGGCCAGGGCAATTTCGGCTCGATGGATGGCGACCCGCCGGCGGCCATGCGCTACACCGAGGTCCGCCTCGCCAAGGCCGCCGGCGCGCTGCTGGAGGGCATTGACGAAGACACGGTGGATTTCACGCCGAACTACGACGAAAGCGCCAATGAGCCGCGCGTCCTGCCGGCCGCCTTCCCGAATTTGCTGGTGAATGGCGCGGGCGGCATCGCCGTCGGCATGGCGACCAACATCCCGCCGCACAACCCGACCGAGGTGATTGACGCCACGCTCAAGCTGGTGGCCGAGCCAGAGACGACGCTCGAAGAGCTGATGGCCATCATCCCCGGCCCGGATTTCCCGACGGGTGGCATCATCCTCGGCCGTGCCGGCATCCGCTCGGCCTTCGAGATGGGGCGCGGCTCCATCCCGCTGCGCGCCGATTGCGTGATCGAGGAGATGAAGGGCCAGCGCCAGGCCATCATCGTCAACGAAATCCCCTACCAGGTGAACAAGTCGGTCCTGATCGAGCGCATCGCCGAACTGGTGCGCTCCAAGCTGATCGAAGGCATCACCGACCTGCGCGATGAGAGTGACCGCTCGGGCCTGCGCATCGTGATCGAGCTGAAGCGCGAAGCCGTGGCGGAGGTGGTGCTGAACCAGCTCTACCGGATGACCTCGCTGCAGATCAGCTTCCCGGTGAATTTCCTGGCACTCAACGGCGGCCGCCCGCAGCAGATGGGCATCCGTGACGCGCTGCTGGCCTTCATCGCCTTCCGCGAGGAGGTGATCCTCCGCCGCTCGCGCCATCGGCTCATGAAGGCGCGGGAACGCGCGCACAACCTGGTGGGCCTCGCCATCGCGGTCGCCAATATCGACGCGGTGATCCGCCTGATCCGCGAGAGTGCGGATGCGGCCTCGGCCCGCGTGGCGCTGATGGCGCGGGACTGGCCGGCGGCCGATGTCGCCCCCCTGGTGGCGCTGGTGCAGGATGAGGGCAATGAGCTCTCGCCCGAAGGCACCATGCGCCTGACGGAAGCCCAGGCGCGCGGCATCCTGGAACTGCGCCTGCAACGCCTGACCGGGCTTGAGCGCGAGAAGATCGACGCGGAACTCAAGGAAGTCGGTGCCCGCATCGTGGAACTGCTGGAAATCCTCTCCAGCCGCCCGCGCCGCATGGAGGTGATGACCGAGGAGTTGCTCGCCGTTCGCGCCACGCTGCATTCGCCGCGGCTGACGCGGATCGTGGATTACGCGGCCGATATTGACGATGAGAGCCTGATCGCGCCGGCCTCGATGATCGTGACGCTGACGCGCGATGGCTATGTGAAGCGCACGCCGCTCGATGTGTTCCGCTCGCAGCATCGCGGTGGGCGCGGGCGCAGTGCCGCCTCGACGCGCGCCGATGATGTGGTGGTGCGCAGCTTCGTTGGCCACACGCACCAATGGGTGCTGTTCTTCACCAGCCGCGGCATCGCCTTCCGCGAGAAGGTCTGGCAGCTGCCCGAGGGCGGCACCGGCGGCAAGGGGCGTTCCCTGCGCCAGGTGCTGCAACTGCAGGAGAACGAGACGGTCACGGCCGTGCTGCCTCTGCCGCAGGATGAGAGCCTGTGGGAGCATCTGCACCTCGTCTTCGCCACCAGTGACGGCAATGTGCGCCGCAACCGGCTCTCTGACTTCCGCAATGTGCGCTCCTCCGGCCTCATCGCCATGAAGCTGGATGAGGGCGATTCGCTGATCGGCGTGGCCACCTGCCGCGAAGGCGATGACGTACTGCTGGCAACGCGCATGGGCAAGGCGATCCGCTTCGTCGCGGATGCGGATACGTTGCGCGTCTTTTCGGGCCGCGATTCGACCGGGGTGCGCGGCATCCGGCTGGGCAAGGGGGATGCGGTGATCGCGCTCGCCGTGCTCGGCCATGTCGTTGCCTCGGTGGAGGAACGCACGGCCTATCTCAAGCAGAAGCGCCGCGGCGAAGGCGCCGAGGAGGGTGAGGCCCCCATCGCTGATGACGCCGAGGAGGCCGGCACGCAGGACATCACGCTCAGCGCCGAGCGCCTGGCGGAGCTGGAAGCGGCGGAGCAATTCCTGCTCACCGTGACGGATCGCGGCTTCGGCAAGCGCAGCAGCGCCTACGAATACCGCGTCACCGGGCGTGGCGGGCAGGGCATCAACGGCATCACGCTCAGTCGCCGAACGGGCGCGGCCGTGGTGGCAAGCTTCACCGTGCAGGCGGGGGATCACATCATGCTGATGACCGATGGCGGCCAGGCCATCCGCTTCGAGGCCGAGCAGGTGCGCCAAACGGGGCGGCAATCCCAGGGCGTCATGCTGCAACGCCTGGACGATGCGGAGCGCGTGACCAGCTGCTTCCCCGTCCTCGAGGATGATGCCGAGGATGCGCCCGCGGAGGGCGAAGACAATGGTTGA